A stretch of the Tolypothrix sp. NIES-4075 genome encodes the following:
- a CDS encoding CHASE2 domain-containing serine/threonine-protein kinase — protein sequence MIRLLEKFRAALVKNRGDSNKLQVTDSPVNLEETGIFREASFRDIVLNKGWLPSILIASVGVTVFIAGIRELRWLQPWELRVYDQMLRSVAGGSATRSRPQKASVDAERLVVRHRRILLVTITEADIKRQKWPLSDATINQLLDKLESYQPRIIGLNIYRDLPVEPGYKQLANRLSRQNNIIAVCGFSSLGNPEIPPPPSVSKQTIGFNDLITDENDNIVRRSLLFAQSDDKKCNPTVSFAALLAINYLQKQGIETNLTKQDIQIGKTLFPILKSNSGSYEHLDAAGYQIMLNYRHLDRLADQVTLTEVLNNQVNPNLIKDRLVIIGTTAISIEKGFYTPYSALPNQSSRMPSVYIHAQIASQIMSAVLDGEPLIWYLPEWGEYVCIWVASLVGAAVAWHLRHPLALVVVVIILSSLGGFCYLVFLQAGWIPVIPQALALVMSGVSMMVYTTYQTQQKSKLIILEVEKQEEAIAQLNVLLKETAIQDKHLHNYATIIPEKQTGDLLLSGRYKIIKVLTSGGFGCIYIAEDTQRPGNPNCIVKQLMPARRDTRFMEVARRLFNTEAEILEVLGEHHQIPKLLAYFEDNKEFYLVEEYIPGHTLSEELPPVTRRVQKEPFVIEMLKEVLEVLAFVHQHRVIHRDIKPSNIIRSEIDNRLVLIDFGAVKLMQPPSSEETELATVAIGTRGYAPPEQFAGHPRLNSDIYALGMIAIQALTGVPPQELSPDLETGNVRWRQWAKVSDELATILDKMVRYHFSDRYQSANAVLQDLKQIGE from the coding sequence ATGATTAGACTTTTAGAAAAATTTCGTGCCGCGTTGGTAAAAAATAGGGGTGACTCAAACAAGTTGCAAGTTACCGATTCTCCAGTCAATCTGGAAGAAACGGGCATTTTTAGAGAAGCTTCGTTTCGTGATATTGTGCTCAATAAAGGCTGGCTGCCAAGTATTCTCATTGCTAGTGTGGGAGTAACTGTCTTCATTGCCGGAATTCGGGAATTGAGATGGTTGCAGCCTTGGGAGTTAAGAGTTTACGATCAGATGTTGCGATCCGTCGCAGGTGGCAGCGCTACGCGATCGCGTCCTCAAAAAGCAAGCGTAGACGCGGAGCGGCTTGTCGTGAGACATCGCCGTATTTTATTAGTTACGATTACTGAAGCAGACATTAAACGTCAAAAATGGCCTTTGTCTGATGCGACAATTAATCAACTTTTAGACAAACTAGAGTCTTATCAACCACGGATTATCGGCTTAAATATTTACCGCGATTTGCCTGTTGAACCTGGTTATAAACAGTTAGCAAATCGTCTTTCACGTCAAAATAATATTATCGCTGTCTGCGGATTCAGCAGTCTGGGAAATCCGGAAATTCCGCCACCGCCGAGTGTTTCTAAACAGACAATAGGCTTTAACGATTTGATAACTGACGAAAATGATAACATTGTTCGTCGCAGTTTATTATTTGCCCAGTCAGACGATAAAAAATGTAACCCCACTGTATCGTTTGCTGCTTTACTTGCTATTAATTATCTACAAAAACAAGGTATTGAAACAAATTTAACCAAGCAAGATATCCAAATAGGTAAAACTTTATTCCCAATTTTAAAATCTAATTCTGGTAGCTATGAACATCTGGATGCAGCGGGCTACCAAATCATGCTAAATTATCGCCATCTGGATCGCCTTGCCGATCAAGTAACTCTTACAGAAGTTCTCAACAATCAAGTAAATCCTAACTTAATTAAAGACCGTTTAGTAATTATTGGCACTACGGCAATAAGTATCGAGAAAGGTTTTTACACGCCCTACAGTGCTTTACCAAACCAATCATCAAGGATGCCGTCTGTATATATTCATGCACAGATTGCCAGTCAGATTATGAGTGCGGTGCTGGATGGAGAACCGTTAATTTGGTATTTACCTGAATGGGGTGAATATGTTTGCATTTGGGTTGCTTCTTTGGTTGGTGCCGCTGTCGCATGGCATTTACGACATCCTTTAGCGCTGGTAGTTGTGGTTATAATTCTCAGCAGCTTGGGTGGATTTTGTTATCTGGTGTTTTTACAAGCTGGATGGATACCAGTGATTCCCCAGGCTTTGGCTTTGGTAATGAGTGGTGTAAGTATGATGGTTTACACCACATATCAAACGCAACAGAAAAGCAAGCTGATTATTTTAGAAGTTGAAAAACAAGAAGAGGCGATCGCGCAATTAAATGTCCTGTTAAAAGAGACAGCAATTCAAGACAAACATCTTCATAATTATGCCACAATTATACCAGAAAAACAAACTGGCGACCTTCTTTTAAGTGGACGCTATAAAATTATCAAAGTCCTCACTTCTGGCGGATTTGGTTGCATTTATATAGCAGAAGATACTCAACGACCGGGTAATCCTAATTGTATAGTCAAACAATTAATGCCGGCACGTCGAGATACCAGATTTATGGAAGTTGCCAGAAGATTATTTAATACCGAAGCGGAAATTTTAGAAGTGTTAGGCGAACATCATCAAATTCCTAAATTACTCGCTTACTTTGAAGATAATAAAGAATTCTATTTAGTAGAAGAATATATTCCCGGACATACCTTGAGTGAGGAATTACCACCTGTTACTAGACGGGTGCAAAAGGAACCTTTTGTTATAGAAATGCTGAAAGAAGTTTTAGAAGTTCTGGCATTTGTTCATCAACATCGGGTAATTCATCGGGATATTAAACCGAGTAATATAATTAGGTCAGAAATAGATAATCGCTTAGTGCTGATTGATTTTGGTGCAGTCAAATTGATGCAACCACCAAGCAGCGAAGAAACAGAATTAGCGACAGTTGCAATCGGAACGCGAGGTTATGCACCACCAGAACAATTTGCCGGTCATCCTCGCTTGAACAGTGATATTTATGCCTTAGGGATGATTGCCATTCAAGCACTAACAGGAGTGCCGCCCCAAGAACTATCACCAGATTTGGAAACAGGTAATGTGAGGTGGCGTCAATGGGCGAAAGTCAGCGATGAATTGGCAACGATTTTAGATAAAATGGTGCGATATCATTTTAGCGATCGCTATCAATCAGCCAACGCAGTTTTACAAGACTTGAAACAAATTGGAGAATAG
- a CDS encoding HPP family protein translates to MKGNLPKGRINYAYLSRFNYKNFQLKCKNYWFKIGGRWRSCPLTCPIDRPHHKHVFWSWFGSFLAIAATAYLSVKTNSPLLMAPFGATSVLIFGVPESPLAQPRNVIGGNLVAALISLTILHLFGSSPWAMGMAVATAIAMMQFTGTVHPPSGAVALVVMMTKAPWQFLLTPALEGSIILVLCAVVFNNLAEERTYPKHWL, encoded by the coding sequence ATGAAAGGCAACTTACCCAAAGGGCGAATTAATTACGCTTATCTATCCAGATTTAATTACAAAAACTTTCAGTTGAAATGTAAGAATTACTGGTTCAAGATAGGTGGCAGGTGGCGTTCATGCCCTTTAACATGTCCTATAGATAGACCTCATCACAAACATGTATTTTGGAGTTGGTTTGGTAGTTTCCTAGCAATAGCGGCAACAGCTTACCTAAGCGTGAAAACCAATTCTCCTTTGCTTATGGCTCCCTTTGGTGCTACTAGCGTATTAATTTTCGGCGTACCTGAGAGTCCTTTGGCTCAACCGCGTAATGTGATTGGCGGTAATCTTGTAGCAGCTTTAATCAGCTTGACTATTCTACATCTTTTCGGTTCGTCACCTTGGGCAATGGGAATGGCAGTTGCTACAGCCATTGCGATGATGCAGTTTACCGGAACTGTGCATCCACCTTCGGGAGCAGTTGCATTAGTCGTAATGATGACAAAGGCTCCCTGGCAATTTTTGCTAACACCTGCCCTGGAAGGTTCTATTATTTTGGTACTCTGCGCTGTGGTTTTCAATAATCTGGCAGAAGAGAGAACTTATCCCAAACACTGGCTGTAA
- a CDS encoding BamA/TamA family outer membrane protein: MQVSSAAILTLATLVTSNATEAIAAPSITPTQPEKAGLVVPVTQENTPAPIKAIASPETVVVQQFSQTPANNNSTVVVTQEVGTGGRGGQGGQGGQGGRGGQGGQGGQGGRGGQGGQGGQGGGQGGQGGGQGGQGGGQGGQGGQGGGQGGQGGGGQGGQGGQGGQGKISSPASPASPASPASPTPPLPSSSTPPANEKDLVVTATDVQVVGATPELQQIINSVIKTQTGGETSQNQIQRDVAAILDTGLFTDARVNTTISPVGLSVVYRVQPLIVRSLQLSGAKTLTYQVVLPLFQPQIGKAISPEALKQTVEQINKWYADKGYNLARVISIKPSSEGILSLNVAEGLVSNVKFRFVNDEGNTVDSKGKPVTGRTKEDFLRQQLKLKPGQIFQNNLVKQDLQQLYKLGLFENVNVALEGDATGVDVVYQLKELGARGINLGGNYNADQGIVGTLNYQDRNVGGINDTLSANLEVGARDFLFDGKYSSPYRITNPDRFGYSINAFRQRGLSDVFDGDVKLANGDRPREGKVGGSVSLQRPIDGWDTSLGFNYARVSIRDRDGTITPKDEKGNPLTFSGTGIDDLATVSFTAVKDRRDNPFNPTKGSILSLSTEQSVPIGLGNISMNRLRANYSQFLPVKLYNSKNPQVFALNVQGGTVLGDLPPYDAFNLGGPNSVRGYDAGDVGSGRSYILASAEYRFPLLPILGGVLFADFGSDLGTGDTVLGNPAGVRNKPGSGFGYGAGVRFDSPLGLIRADYGINDQGESRLHFGIGQRF; encoded by the coding sequence ATGCAAGTTTCTTCTGCCGCAATTTTGACTTTAGCTACCTTAGTGACTAGCAACGCTACTGAAGCAATAGCTGCACCTTCTATAACTCCTACTCAGCCGGAAAAAGCCGGCTTAGTAGTGCCGGTGACGCAAGAAAATACACCTGCACCAATAAAGGCAATTGCATCCCCAGAAACGGTAGTCGTCCAACAATTTTCCCAAACTCCGGCTAATAATAATTCAACTGTAGTCGTAACACAAGAGGTTGGGACAGGGGGACGAGGAGGACAAGGGGGACAAGGGGGACAAGGGGGACGAGGAGGACAAGGGGGACAAGGGGGACAAGGGGGACGAGGAGGACAAGGAGGACAAGGGGGACAAGGCGGAGGACAAGGAGGACAAGGCGGAGGACAAGGAGGACAAGGCGGAGGACAAGGCGGACAAGGAGGACAAGGCGGAGGACAAGGCGGACAAGGCGGAGGAGGACAAGGTGGACAAGGTGGACAAGGCGGACAAGGAAAAATTTCTTCCCCTGCTTCCCCTGCTTCCCCTGCTTCCCCTGCTTCCCCCACTCCCCCCCTCCCCTCCTCCTCCACTCCCCCAGCTAACGAAAAGGATTTAGTCGTTACCGCTACCGATGTGCAGGTAGTGGGTGCTACTCCAGAATTGCAGCAAATAATTAACAGCGTTATTAAAACCCAAACTGGGGGAGAAACCAGTCAAAACCAGATACAAAGAGATGTAGCGGCAATTTTGGATACGGGTTTATTTACTGATGCCCGTGTAAATACCACCATTAGTCCGGTGGGATTGAGTGTGGTGTATCGAGTGCAACCATTGATAGTGCGATCGCTTCAACTTTCTGGGGCGAAAACGCTTACCTACCAAGTAGTTTTGCCGCTCTTTCAACCGCAAATCGGCAAAGCCATCAGTCCGGAAGCTTTGAAACAAACAGTAGAACAAATTAATAAATGGTACGCCGATAAAGGTTATAATCTGGCAAGGGTTATCTCTATTAAACCGAGCAGCGAAGGAATTTTGAGCTTAAATGTAGCTGAAGGTTTAGTGAGTAATGTCAAGTTTCGTTTTGTCAACGATGAAGGCAATACCGTTGATAGCAAAGGTAAGCCAGTTACAGGACGCACCAAAGAAGATTTTTTGCGGCAACAGCTAAAGTTAAAACCCGGTCAAATTTTCCAAAACAATCTAGTTAAACAAGACTTGCAGCAGTTATATAAACTGGGATTATTTGAAAATGTCAATGTCGCCCTAGAAGGTGATGCGACAGGCGTTGATGTAGTTTACCAATTAAAAGAACTTGGCGCACGCGGTATCAACCTCGGTGGTAATTACAACGCAGACCAAGGAATTGTCGGCACATTAAACTATCAAGACCGAAATGTCGGCGGTATTAACGATACTTTGAGCGCGAATCTGGAAGTAGGTGCGCGTGACTTTCTGTTTGATGGTAAGTATAGCAGTCCTTATCGGATAACTAACCCCGATCGCTTTGGTTACAGCATTAACGCTTTTCGCCAACGCGGACTTTCCGACGTTTTTGATGGCGATGTCAAGCTAGCTAACGGTGACAGACCGCGAGAAGGTAAAGTTGGTGGTAGTGTAAGCTTGCAGCGACCGATTGACGGTTGGGATACCTCATTAGGATTTAATTATGCTCGTGTTAGCATACGCGATCGCGATGGCACAATTACCCCAAAAGATGAAAAAGGTAATCCACTAACTTTTAGCGGTACTGGCATCGACGATTTAGCCACCGTATCCTTCACCGCCGTCAAAGACCGACGAGATAACCCGTTTAATCCTACCAAAGGTTCGATTCTCAGCCTCAGCACAGAACAATCAGTTCCCATTGGTCTAGGCAATATTTCTATGAATCGTCTGCGGGCAAATTATAGTCAGTTTCTCCCAGTAAAATTATACAACAGTAAGAACCCACAAGTATTTGCTTTGAATGTTCAAGGCGGCACCGTACTTGGGGATTTACCGCCCTATGATGCCTTTAACTTGGGAGGTCCAAATTCCGTGCGGGGTTACGACGCTGGAGACGTTGGCAGCGGTCGTAGTTATATATTAGCTTCCGCAGAATATCGCTTCCCGCTTTTGCCAATCTTGGGAGGTGTGCTGTTTGCTGACTTTGGCTCAGACTTAGGCACTGGTGATACAGTATTAGGAAATCCGGCTGGCGTGCGTAATAAACCAGGTAGTGGTTTTGGTTATGGTGCTGGTGTGCGTTTTGACTCACCTTTGGGCTTAATTCGTGCTGATTATGGCATTAATGACCAAGGAGAAAGTCGGTTGCACTTCGGCATAGGTCAGCGTTTTTAA
- a CDS encoding glycosyltransferase family 4 protein: protein MKIAQVAPLWERVPPPTYGGIELVASRLTDELVRRGHDVTLFASGDSQTLAKLEAVHPRALRLDPDIKEHVMYEVLEVSQVYQKAAEFDIIHSHVGIWALPFASLVSTPTVHTLHGRFTPDNSKVFSFHQSQPFISISNAQRQLKLNYASTVYNGINPEEFTFVAQPQDPPYLVFLGRFSPEKGPQHAIAIAKQSGWCLKMAGKVDVVDTEFFEKEIAPHIDGEQIQFLGEVNHDQKSELLGNASITLFPITWSEPFGLVMIESMATGTPVIGMSMGSVSEVIAHGKTGYVCQSYEEMAAMIPATLELDRQTCREYVEQNFSVTQMVNGYEAVYQQVLQESNAKKSSSLLQGQFWNSLLSRKKKIA, encoded by the coding sequence ATGAAAATAGCTCAAGTAGCCCCATTGTGGGAACGAGTTCCGCCCCCAACTTACGGAGGAATTGAACTGGTAGCGAGTCGCTTGACTGATGAACTGGTGCGTCGAGGTCATGATGTGACGTTGTTCGCTTCTGGCGATTCTCAAACTTTGGCTAAGTTAGAAGCTGTTCATCCGCGTGCATTGCGCTTAGATCCAGACATTAAAGAGCATGTGATGTATGAAGTGCTGGAAGTCAGCCAAGTCTACCAAAAAGCAGCGGAATTCGATATAATCCATTCCCATGTAGGAATTTGGGCATTACCTTTTGCAAGCTTAGTGTCAACACCGACAGTACATACTTTGCATGGCAGATTTACCCCTGATAACAGCAAAGTATTTTCGTTTCATCAATCGCAACCATTCATCAGCATAAGTAACGCGCAGCGTCAGTTGAAGCTGAATTACGCCAGCACAGTTTATAACGGCATTAACCCAGAAGAATTCACCTTTGTAGCGCAACCGCAAGATCCGCCATATCTGGTATTTTTGGGACGCTTTTCGCCAGAGAAAGGACCGCAACATGCGATCGCGATCGCCAAGCAGAGTGGTTGGTGCTTAAAAATGGCAGGAAAAGTAGACGTAGTAGACACAGAGTTTTTTGAGAAAGAAATCGCTCCTCACATTGACGGTGAGCAGATACAATTTTTAGGCGAAGTTAACCACGACCAGAAATCTGAACTATTAGGCAACGCAAGCATCACTCTGTTCCCCATTACCTGGAGTGAACCCTTTGGCTTGGTAATGATTGAATCAATGGCAACAGGTACACCAGTCATTGGGATGAGCATGGGTTCTGTCTCAGAAGTGATTGCCCACGGAAAGACAGGTTATGTCTGCCAAAGCTATGAAGAAATGGCAGCAATGATTCCCGCTACTTTAGAATTAGATCGTCAAACCTGCCGAGAATACGTAGAGCAAAACTTTAGCGTTACCCAGATGGTGAACGGCTACGAAGCAGTTTATCAGCAAGTTCTCCAAGAGAGCAATGCCAAGAAGTCTTCATCACTCTTGCAAGGTCAATTTTGGAATTCTCTTCTTTCCAGAAAGAAGAAAATAGCCTAA
- a CDS encoding lipid-A-disaccharide synthase-related protein, with protein sequence MSDLPRLSLALNSTATTSALRLLVLSNGHGEDVIAVRILQELQQLSNPPDIFALPIVGEGHAYQQLNIPLIGSVRIMPSGGFIYMDGRQLVRDVRGGLVQLTRSQIKAVRTWVNLQKKSGNRSAILAVGDIVPLLFAWGSGTDYAFIGTAKSEYYVRDEVGLLQRKSKAARWENFSGSVYHPWERWLMSRPHCKAIFPRDSLTTEILKKWSIPAFDLGNPMMDGLEPSFPQGRLYRGDAEQQEIIRPLIVTLLPGSRPPEAYANWEQIMVAVSSVMEIPERNALSRTGTMVFLGAIASSLDLKILSQSLQSQGWHLYSESPVQISDTNPLTFKSKNAYLILTQQAYNDCLHLGDLAIAMAGTATEQFIGLGKPAIAIPGNGPQYNPVFAEAQSRHLGSSLILVEQAAQVGLVVRSLFNEPDKLQAIADNGLRRMGKPGAARRIAECLLDKLG encoded by the coding sequence ATGAGCGATCTACCTAGGTTATCCCTAGCTTTAAATTCGACAGCTACAACTTCTGCCTTGCGTTTACTTGTTTTAAGTAATGGTCATGGAGAAGATGTAATTGCTGTCCGCATTTTGCAAGAACTCCAGCAACTATCCAACCCTCCAGATATCTTCGCTTTGCCTATAGTGGGTGAAGGACATGCTTATCAACAGTTAAATATTCCCCTGATTGGTTCAGTACGCATTATGCCTTCTGGTGGCTTTATTTACATGGATGGACGGCAATTAGTCCGAGATGTACGCGGTGGTTTAGTGCAACTTACCCGCAGTCAAATTAAAGCTGTACGTACTTGGGTAAATTTGCAAAAGAAATCAGGTAATAGAAGCGCTATTTTAGCTGTGGGGGATATTGTACCGCTGTTGTTTGCTTGGGGAAGCGGTACTGACTATGCTTTTATCGGCACGGCAAAATCAGAATATTACGTGCGGGATGAAGTCGGATTACTGCAACGCAAATCAAAAGCTGCACGTTGGGAAAATTTTTCCGGTTCAGTTTACCATCCTTGGGAACGTTGGTTGATGAGTCGTCCCCACTGCAAAGCGATATTTCCCAGAGATTCGCTAACCACAGAAATCTTAAAAAAGTGGTCTATTCCTGCTTTTGATTTGGGGAATCCGATGATGGATGGACTTGAGCCGAGCTTTCCTCAAGGACGACTTTATCGTGGTGATGCTGAACAACAAGAAATAATTCGTCCGTTGATTGTGACTCTTTTACCTGGTTCTCGTCCTCCAGAAGCTTATGCGAATTGGGAACAAATTATGGTTGCAGTTTCTTCAGTGATGGAAATCCCAGAACGCAATGCGCTTTCACGCACTGGAACTATGGTGTTTTTAGGTGCGATCGCATCCAGCTTAGACTTGAAGATTTTATCTCAATCTCTGCAATCTCAAGGCTGGCATCTTTACTCTGAATCTCCGGTGCAAATTTCTGATACCAATCCCTTGACTTTTAAATCAAAAAATGCATATCTTATTTTGACTCAGCAAGCTTATAACGACTGCTTGCATTTAGGAGATTTAGCGATCGCAATGGCAGGGACAGCCACAGAACAATTTATCGGTTTGGGAAAACCTGCGATCGCCATTCCGGGAAATGGTCCCCAATATAACCCTGTGTTTGCGGAAGCACAAAGCCGTCACTTGGGGTCATCTTTGATTTTAGTTGAGCAAGCGGCGCAAGTTGGTCTAGTCGTGCGATCGCTTTTTAACGAGCCAGATAAACTTCAGGCGATCGCTGACAATGGCTTGCGACGCATGGGGAAACCTGGGGCAGCACGACGTATTGCCGAATGCTTGCTGGATAAGTTGGGGTAG
- a CDS encoding serine/threonine protein kinase: MLAGTTLQGGKYTLSQEIGRGGFGITYKATHHYLRQEVVIKTLNDKLRQHPDFTKFERQFQDEARRLATCIHPNIVRVSDFFVEAGLPYMVMEYIRGETLGEAFVLPGIPLPEPTAIHYIRQIGAALEVVHNNGLLHRDVKPDNIILRQGTAEVVLIDFGIAREFNGGVRQTHTGMVSEGYSPIEQYMTQAERSPATDVYGLAATLYALLTAQVPMPALLRDREKMHSPRELQPHLSAAVNQAIMRGMAVESRFRPATVAEWLKLLPANGVSATKLTPTHTIATVDLSTHQYPSPPEVAANNTTAPSTTGNLTKIAKKIRSSKVLIASGIALTAATIAFAITSLVHKSQPSQPSAKPVLQQPTTNGTSAEVGPVQISPTPQVKETTTPKQTTNTTSTTSSSSRDDAPTYTPRRRTKRIRPVADEDETPKRTYRQREESTSESDDSPQPQRRRRSYNKETPTPDAAPSPSLVEKLRAVRSTRNASPTKSSSDNPSPSRQSPRESNSVVIPQVQSPKEPNGIVVPTQEVKQNSSESQSQKDEKPTEGN; the protein is encoded by the coding sequence ATGTTAGCAGGTACAACTTTGCAGGGCGGAAAATATACCCTCAGCCAAGAAATAGGGCGTGGGGGCTTTGGCATTACGTACAAAGCTACGCATCATTACTTAAGGCAGGAAGTAGTGATTAAAACGCTCAATGATAAACTGCGACAACATCCTGATTTTACTAAGTTCGAGCGGCAATTCCAAGATGAAGCAAGGCGATTAGCTACTTGTATCCACCCGAACATTGTCCGGGTGAGCGACTTTTTTGTTGAAGCGGGTCTGCCTTACATGGTAATGGAATACATTCGGGGTGAAACCTTGGGCGAGGCATTTGTTTTGCCAGGGATACCTTTACCAGAACCGACGGCAATTCATTACATTCGGCAGATTGGGGCAGCATTGGAGGTGGTACACAATAACGGTTTGCTGCACCGCGATGTAAAACCTGATAATATCATCCTCCGCCAAGGAACGGCTGAAGTAGTGCTGATTGATTTTGGCATTGCGCGAGAATTTAACGGTGGTGTGAGGCAAACTCACACAGGTATGGTAAGTGAGGGTTATTCGCCGATTGAACAGTATATGACGCAAGCAGAGCGCAGCCCAGCCACCGATGTTTATGGTTTGGCAGCTACTTTGTATGCATTGTTGACAGCACAAGTTCCTATGCCTGCATTATTGCGCGATCGCGAAAAAATGCATTCCCCCCGCGAACTGCAACCACATTTGAGTGCTGCTGTCAACCAAGCAATTATGCGTGGTATGGCGGTAGAATCTCGCTTTCGTCCCGCAACAGTCGCAGAATGGTTAAAGTTGCTACCCGCAAATGGGGTAAGTGCTACAAAATTGACACCAACTCACACGATTGCAACTGTTGATTTATCTACTCATCAGTACCCATCACCTCCAGAAGTTGCCGCAAATAATACCACTGCGCCATCAACAACCGGGAATTTGACAAAAATTGCCAAAAAAATTCGCTCAAGCAAAGTTTTGATTGCTAGTGGAATCGCACTCACAGCCGCGACAATCGCTTTTGCTATCACCAGCCTAGTTCACAAATCTCAACCGTCGCAACCATCCGCAAAGCCAGTTCTTCAACAGCCTACTACTAATGGTACTTCTGCGGAAGTCGGTCCCGTCCAGATTTCACCGACGCCGCAGGTAAAAGAAACTACCACCCCAAAACAGACTACTAATACTACCTCTACTACCTCGTCCTCGTCGCGAGATGATGCACCCACTTACACACCAAGACGACGCACTAAGCGCATTCGTCCTGTTGCTGATGAGGACGAAACACCAAAACGGACTTATAGACAAAGAGAAGAATCGACATCAGAATCAGACGACTCACCACAACCGCAACGTCGGCGCCGATCCTACAACAAGGAAACACCTACACCTGACGCGGCGCCCTCACCATCTCTGGTTGAGAAATTACGAGCGGTACGCTCAACTCGTAATGCTTCCCCCACCAAATCATCTTCTGATAACCCTTCTCCTTCACGTCAATCTCCTAGAGAGTCCAATTCTGTAGTCATACCCCAAGTACAATCACCGAAAGAACCAAACGGTATCGTTGTACCAACACAGGAAGTGAAGCAAAATTCTTCTGAGAGTCAATCTCAGAAGGATGAGAAACCAACTGAGGGAAATTAA
- a CDS encoding response regulator: MSEIKIVLIEDHDLTRMGLRAALQSHSGLEVIGEAANATQGLKLLQTTKPDVAVVDIGLPDMDGIELTKKFRSFQEETADQGTKILILTMEHSEDAVLAAFAAGADSYYMKDTSIDRLMEAIQATHEGNSWIDPAIANVVLRQMREGLPEDNPQASQPKTVKIEALETEYEQVLETYPLTQRELEILELIVAGCSNGQIAEKLYITVGTVKTHVRNILNKLCADDRTQAAVRALRSGLVA; encoded by the coding sequence ATGAGCGAAATTAAAATAGTTCTCATTGAAGACCATGATTTAACAAGAATGGGACTACGGGCGGCATTACAGTCTCATAGCGGACTCGAAGTGATTGGCGAAGCGGCAAATGCTACCCAAGGACTGAAACTTTTGCAAACCACTAAGCCGGATGTGGCAGTTGTGGATATTGGTTTGCCGGACATGGATGGAATTGAACTCACCAAAAAGTTTAGAAGTTTCCAAGAAGAGACAGCAGACCAAGGAACGAAAATCCTCATCCTGACGATGGAACATTCAGAGGATGCGGTGCTGGCTGCTTTTGCGGCAGGTGCAGACTCATATTACATGAAGGATACCAGCATTGATAGATTAATGGAAGCGATCCAAGCGACTCACGAAGGAAACTCGTGGATCGATCCAGCGATCGCCAACGTTGTATTGCGACAAATGCGCGAAGGTTTGCCAGAAGATAACCCACAGGCAAGTCAGCCAAAGACCGTCAAAATTGAAGCATTAGAGACTGAATACGAGCAAGTTTTAGAAACCTACCCGCTAACTCAACGAGAATTAGAAATTCTAGAGTTGATTGTTGCAGGTTGTAGTAACGGGCAGATTGCCGAAAAACTCTATATCACAGTCGGGACAGTCAAAACCCACGTTCGCAACATCTTAAACAAACTCTGCGCCGATGACCGTACTCAAGCGGCAGTTCGCGCTTTGCGTTCTGGGTTAGTAGCATAG